Proteins encoded in a region of the Elizabethkingia bruuniana genome:
- a CDS encoding M12 family metallopeptidase encodes MTRKLLILSGCLILALNSCKSDMETTPASSVDHTTTQLNGTTIHKLLINGAYTYVNEVNGEYFYADDITITAEQFNQLKRMANPDISTVERSTIVSSFIKTWPNATVYYTLPSQGSLSTQAYNTFLTNINKAFDMISSKTSVKFVQRTNQTEYITFTYSTGNSSPLGWVKNRVNGIKIYNTTYPAIIAHEIMHSMGIMHEQCRPDRDQYIIVDTNRAQDGTRHNFNLYNDYAGHGEFDFGSVMMYKSTDFAIDPNLPVMTKLDGSTFGKQRDGLSAGDYAGINHLYGPVNSTSATNGTYTLTTSLAGDKNIDITGSSTADGTDVILYSATTGNNQKFIFRKSEHGYFTIKSILDSTKVLTVRNNGTANGTAVELRTNADTDAQKWLLFNLGNEGFGFAPKNAPSLRLEVKDGLTTNLTPIVIGSTDQTLQPYTKQRFTLTKVN; translated from the coding sequence ATGACACGTAAACTATTAATCTTATCAGGCTGCCTGATTCTGGCTCTGAATTCTTGTAAGTCGGATATGGAAACTACTCCTGCAAGTTCAGTTGATCATACAACAACCCAGCTGAACGGAACAACCATCCACAAATTACTAATTAACGGAGCTTATACTTATGTAAATGAAGTTAATGGCGAGTACTTTTACGCTGATGATATTACAATCACGGCGGAGCAGTTTAACCAGTTGAAGAGAATGGCCAATCCGGATATATCTACCGTTGAACGTAGTACAATTGTAAGTTCTTTTATTAAAACCTGGCCGAATGCAACAGTTTATTATACCTTACCAAGCCAGGGAAGTCTAAGTACTCAGGCTTACAATACATTCCTTACAAATATTAACAAGGCGTTTGATATGATCTCTTCAAAAACCAGTGTTAAGTTTGTTCAACGTACAAATCAGACAGAATATATAACATTTACTTATTCTACAGGAAATAGTTCCCCACTGGGTTGGGTAAAAAACAGAGTAAATGGTATTAAAATATACAATACAACTTATCCGGCAATTATTGCACACGAGATTATGCACTCAATGGGGATTATGCACGAGCAGTGTCGTCCCGACAGGGATCAGTATATTATAGTAGATACCAACAGAGCACAGGATGGTACCCGTCACAATTTCAATCTTTATAATGATTATGCAGGACACGGAGAATTCGATTTTGGTTCGGTGATGATGTATAAATCTACAGACTTTGCTATAGATCCTAATCTGCCTGTAATGACAAAACTGGATGGTTCTACATTTGGTAAGCAAAGAGATGGTCTTTCTGCAGGCGACTATGCAGGTATCAATCATTTGTATGGACCTGTAAACTCTACATCTGCTACTAACGGTACTTATACACTTACAACTTCTTTAGCAGGTGATAAAAATATTGATATTACCGGAAGCTCGACAGCTGATGGTACAGATGTAATCCTTTATTCTGCGACTACAGGAAACAATCAGAAATTTATCTTCCGCAAATCGGAACATGGTTATTTCACTATTAAGTCGATACTGGATTCTACAAAAGTATTAACGGTAAGAAATAATGGAACAGCAAACGGAACAGCCGTAGAGCTTAGAACCAATGCAGATACAGATGCCCAGAAATGGTTGCTATTTAATTTAGGAAATGAAGGTTTTGGCTTTGCTCCTAAAAATGCACCATCTTTAAGACTGGAAGTAAAAGACGGTCTGACAACTAATCTTACTCCGATTGTTATTGGTAGTACAGATCAGACACTTCAGCCCTATACAAAGCAGCGCTTTACACTTACAAAAGTAAACTAA
- a CDS encoding GTP-binding protein yields the protein MQTLVNKLPVTVLSGFLGAGKTTLLNHILHNKEGLKVAVIVNDMSEINVDARLVENENTLSRTEEKLVEMSNGCICCTLREDLMIEVEKLAKEKRFDYLIIESTGISEPVPVAQTFSFTDEETGTDLSRFSYIDTMVTVVDCFNFFKDFGTHELLTDRELTDMEGDYRTIVNLLTDQIEFANVIILNKTDMVDSDTVGLLKATIHRLNPGARIITSEFGRVKSEEILNTGLFDFEEAQNSAGWQKELESDGHTPETEEYGIGSFVFRSQKPFHPERFWNYLNIDYPQNIIRAKGLFWLASRRNDALNFSQAGGSSRLEKAGVWWCSMPYADRIRYTSFVHNKDIIEARWSKQWGDRQNELVFIGQDIDAEKITAELNACLLQDNELEFYEHGRFADPFPRNI from the coding sequence ATGCAGACATTAGTGAACAAATTACCGGTTACAGTTCTTAGCGGCTTTCTTGGAGCCGGAAAAACAACGTTACTCAACCATATCCTCCATAACAAAGAGGGATTGAAAGTAGCTGTTATCGTAAATGACATGAGCGAGATCAATGTAGATGCCCGTTTGGTAGAAAATGAAAACACGCTTTCCCGTACCGAGGAAAAGCTTGTAGAGATGAGCAATGGCTGCATTTGCTGTACCCTTCGGGAAGATCTGATGATTGAAGTAGAGAAACTGGCAAAGGAAAAACGTTTCGATTACCTCATTATAGAAAGTACCGGTATCAGCGAGCCAGTTCCTGTAGCTCAGACATTCTCTTTTACTGATGAAGAAACAGGAACCGATCTTTCACGCTTTAGTTATATCGACACGATGGTTACGGTAGTAGACTGTTTTAATTTTTTCAAAGACTTCGGTACTCATGAATTGCTAACTGACAGAGAATTGACAGATATGGAAGGCGATTACAGAACCATTGTCAACCTTTTAACCGATCAGATAGAGTTTGCCAATGTTATTATCCTGAACAAAACCGATATGGTAGATTCAGACACAGTTGGTCTGCTAAAAGCTACAATCCATAGATTGAATCCTGGTGCCAGAATTATTACTTCTGAATTTGGCCGGGTAAAATCAGAAGAAATTCTGAATACGGGATTATTTGATTTTGAAGAAGCACAAAACTCTGCAGGCTGGCAAAAGGAACTGGAATCAGACGGCCATACTCCGGAAACTGAAGAATATGGCATCGGATCTTTCGTATTCCGGAGTCAGAAACCATTTCACCCTGAGCGCTTCTGGAATTACCTGAACATCGACTATCCTCAGAATATAATCAGAGCCAAAGGATTATTCTGGCTGGCCTCGCGCCGGAATGATGCCCTGAATTTTTCTCAGGCCGGAGGCTCTTCCCGTCTGGAAAAAGCAGGTGTATGGTGGTGCAGTATGCCATATGCAGACAGAATACGATATACTTCTTTTGTACATAACAAAGACATCATCGAAGCCCGCTGGAGTAAACAATGGGGTGACCGACAGAATGAACTTGTCTTTATCGGTCAGGACATTGATGCAGAAAAAATAACAGCCGAACTTAATGCTTGTCTCCTTCAGGATAATGAACTCGAATTTTATGAGCATGGCAGATTTGCTGACCCATTCCCAAGAAATATTTAG
- a CDS encoding agmatine deiminase family protein, with amino-acid sequence MRKLLTIFVFLSFQFCMTQTYHFPEESAPHEGTWLQWPHHHQHGITYRNRVEKTWIDMTKALQTNEKVHIIAYDESEKEHITGVLQKAGVSLKNVDFKIYPTDDVWVRDNGPLFVKDKNNNILIEDWGFNGWGEKFDFENCDAVPSQIGRDLGIKVINLNDEMVNEGGSVETDGRGVLMACKSSVISQKKGSIRNKDITQQEAEDYFKKYYGVSKVIWLEGITGLDITDMHIDGFMKFINSSTMLTMGKDDLLDMGLSEKDINTLYAATNTKGEQYKKVYVPATKNNVKTAYGKQLDYKGSYVNYYVANGVVLVPNYGDVNDEVANKIIQKQYPDRKVIGIDVRNLYENGGMVHCVTQQQPAGNTVKQKAKAATTKSTDEEYEDEE; translated from the coding sequence ATGAGAAAATTATTGACAATATTCGTTTTTTTAAGCTTTCAGTTCTGTATGACACAAACTTATCATTTTCCGGAAGAATCTGCACCACATGAGGGAACATGGCTGCAGTGGCCTCATCATCATCAGCACGGTATAACTTACCGAAACAGGGTCGAAAAAACCTGGATAGATATGACAAAAGCATTGCAGACAAATGAAAAAGTGCATATCATAGCTTATGATGAATCGGAAAAAGAGCATATCACAGGAGTATTGCAGAAAGCAGGTGTAAGTCTTAAGAATGTCGATTTCAAAATCTATCCTACAGATGATGTATGGGTAAGGGATAATGGTCCGCTTTTCGTAAAGGACAAAAATAATAATATTCTGATAGAGGATTGGGGATTCAATGGTTGGGGTGAGAAGTTTGATTTTGAAAACTGCGATGCTGTTCCTTCACAGATTGGAAGAGATCTGGGAATAAAAGTAATTAACCTGAATGATGAAATGGTAAATGAGGGCGGCTCTGTTGAAACCGATGGAAGAGGTGTTCTTATGGCCTGCAAAAGTTCAGTCATCAGTCAGAAAAAAGGATCGATCAGAAATAAAGATATTACCCAGCAGGAAGCCGAAGATTACTTTAAGAAATACTATGGTGTTTCCAAAGTGATATGGCTGGAAGGGATAACAGGTCTGGATATTACCGATATGCACATAGACGGATTTATGAAATTTATCAATTCCTCAACAATGCTTACAATGGGAAAAGATGATCTGTTGGATATGGGATTGTCCGAAAAAGACATAAATACCCTTTATGCTGCTACCAATACAAAGGGAGAGCAGTACAAAAAGGTTTATGTGCCTGCTACCAAAAATAATGTGAAAACAGCATACGGGAAACAACTGGATTATAAAGGATCGTATGTCAACTATTATGTCGCTAACGGAGTTGTATTGGTTCCCAATTACGGAGACGTTAATGATGAAGTCGCCAATAAAATTATTCAGAAACAATATCCGGATCGTAAAGTTATCGGGATAGATGTAAGAAACTTATATGAAAATGGCGGTATGGTCCATTGTGTAACTCAGCAACAGCCTGCAGGGAATACTGTAAAACAAAAAGCAAAAGCTGCAACGACTAAAAGTACAGATGAAGAGTATGAAGATGAAGAATGA
- a CDS encoding AraC family transcriptional regulator produces MSTELNRIQKTIAYIEENFDREIPSREIEDIACYSYRNFQRVFMKLFGETLSGFQKRLRLENAYKKLLYTTDKVSSIALEVGYYNLQSFSKAFHKEYGISPAVARKERNKIFSSLTKTDDSAFVYDVVYKQSITVYAKGIKTRNYNNKDINALWEGIEEEVDFSTAYGIITDQPLITNEEYCRYEAAIEESVPGDNYQKKTIFGRKYARFVHYGNFEHLLDAYGAFYRFWLAGNPFPLDNSPVIEEYLLSETGEHTTYIYFPLYI; encoded by the coding sequence GTGTCAACTGAACTGAACAGAATACAGAAAACCATTGCCTATATCGAAGAAAACTTCGACAGGGAGATTCCCTCCAGGGAGATAGAAGATATTGCCTGTTATTCTTACCGGAACTTTCAGCGGGTATTTATGAAGTTATTTGGGGAAACGCTTTCCGGATTCCAGAAGCGCCTTAGGTTGGAAAATGCTTATAAAAAACTACTTTATACTACAGATAAGGTTTCGTCTATTGCTTTAGAGGTCGGTTATTACAACTTGCAGTCTTTTTCAAAAGCTTTCCATAAAGAATATGGGATTTCCCCGGCAGTCGCCCGGAAAGAGCGAAACAAAATTTTTAGTTCCCTTACTAAGACCGATGACAGTGCTTTTGTCTATGATGTTGTATACAAGCAAAGTATTACAGTATATGCAAAGGGTATTAAAACCCGGAACTATAATAATAAGGATATTAATGCTTTGTGGGAAGGAATTGAAGAGGAAGTAGATTTTTCAACTGCCTATGGTATTATAACAGATCAGCCTCTTATTACTAACGAAGAATATTGCAGATATGAAGCCGCTATTGAAGAATCTGTTCCCGGGGACAATTACCAGAAAAAAACAATTTTCGGAAGAAAATATGCAAGATTTGTCCATTACGGAAACTTTGAGCATTTGCTGGATGCCTATGGTGCCTTCTACCGCTTCTGGCTTGCGGGTAACCCGTTTCCACTTGATAACTCTCCTGTAATTGAGGAATATCTGCTCTCAGAAACTGGAGAGCATACGACTTATATTTATTTTCCTTTATATATATAA
- a CDS encoding GNAT family N-acetyltransferase yields the protein MKIRSIKESDHEVVSKLLGQLGYSDTEKFIQNKIGTLLQNPNEYLVVIEDDAQQVFGFISIHIIPQIALEGDFARISYFAVDENYRSMGAGKILEEYCVQVATERNCDRIEVHCHTRREKAHLFYYRQGYEESPKYLMKKL from the coding sequence ATGAAGATTAGAAGTATAAAGGAAAGCGACCATGAAGTAGTTTCAAAATTGCTTGGCCAGTTGGGATATTCTGATACGGAAAAGTTTATTCAAAATAAAATCGGGACTTTACTCCAAAACCCTAACGAATACTTAGTCGTTATAGAAGATGATGCGCAACAAGTATTCGGCTTTATTTCAATACACATTATTCCACAAATTGCACTGGAAGGAGATTTTGCCAGAATAAGTTATTTTGCCGTAGATGAAAATTACCGCAGCATGGGTGCAGGAAAAATATTGGAGGAATATTGTGTACAGGTTGCAACAGAAAGAAACTGTGACCGTATAGAAGTTCATTGTCATACAAGAAGAGAGAAAGCCCATCTGTTTTACTACAGACAGGGCTATGAAGAATCTCCGAAATACCTGATGAAAAAACTATAA
- a CDS encoding SDR family NAD(P)-dependent oxidoreductase, whose protein sequence is MKRFENKRILITGGSSGIGLAGAKRLTEEGAKVIVTGKTESHLSNAAKTLGEEAVIVYNDAEDENSAEKLAKLINETGHIDGLWLNSAIALGGKIEDMETEMLKKIFQINVFTPMLQMALLAPYIREGGSVLVTSSSSVYEGQPGVSLYSASKAAILSAARCWASELAPRGIRVNTLVPGPFETNLRAKLPAELRKQFEEELAKTVLLKRIGRPDEAASVAAFLLSDDAGYITGSSYSVDGGLLMM, encoded by the coding sequence ATGAAAAGGTTTGAAAATAAAAGAATACTGATTACTGGCGGAAGTAGTGGTATTGGCTTAGCAGGAGCAAAAAGATTGACAGAAGAGGGTGCAAAGGTTATTGTTACGGGAAAAACCGAAAGCCATTTAAGCAATGCAGCAAAAACATTGGGAGAAGAGGCTGTCATTGTTTACAATGATGCAGAAGATGAGAATTCTGCCGAAAAGTTGGCAAAGTTGATAAATGAAACAGGTCATATAGATGGCTTATGGCTTAATTCGGCCATTGCTTTAGGGGGGAAGATAGAAGATATGGAAACAGAAATGTTGAAAAAGATTTTTCAGATCAATGTTTTTACACCAATGTTACAAATGGCTTTGTTGGCACCGTACATAAGAGAAGGAGGATCAGTTTTGGTTACTTCTTCAAGTTCGGTTTATGAAGGGCAGCCTGGCGTATCGTTATATTCTGCCAGCAAGGCGGCAATACTTTCTGCAGCCCGCTGTTGGGCAAGTGAATTAGCACCCCGTGGTATAAGAGTGAATACATTGGTACCCGGACCTTTTGAAACAAATCTAAGAGCCAAGCTTCCTGCAGAGCTTCGTAAACAATTTGAAGAAGAACTGGCAAAGACCGTTCTGCTCAAACGTATTGGACGCCCGGATGAAGCTGCCTCCGTCGCCGCTTTCTTATTATCGGATGATGCAGGTTATATAACCGGAAGCTCTTATTCTGTGGACGGAGGCCTGTTAATGATGTGA
- a CDS encoding helix-turn-helix domain-containing protein, with product MKLPDNIEDFYRDKNLKAPSDIDWQSGYFDIIKITSSLQRESLISEFSFYRKNLYKIKLIKGQCKCHYANRSIDVKGFALIFVAPANPFILEEVNGMVDEYFIVFNEYFFNNYGTINSYPVFQDPEHSIFNLSENEYSEFEILLDDIKKEATSEYEYRTDIIRNLVYQLIHKVLKENKIQSSKNKGNTADHRIAALFEELLSQQFPLHSSADLIRLKKPVDFADKLAISINHLNKAVKSIYKKTTTEIITERIMQEAMILLKVTNWSVSEIAYALGYETPSRFIHTFRRYTQRSPLLYRKEFLK from the coding sequence ATGAAACTACCAGATAACATAGAAGATTTTTACAGAGATAAGAACCTCAAAGCTCCTTCAGATATAGACTGGCAGTCTGGATATTTTGATATTATAAAAATCACCTCATCTCTACAAAGAGAATCTCTAATCTCAGAGTTTAGTTTCTACAGAAAGAATCTATATAAAATAAAACTTATAAAAGGGCAATGTAAATGCCATTATGCAAACAGAAGTATTGATGTGAAAGGATTTGCTTTAATATTTGTAGCCCCTGCCAATCCTTTTATACTGGAAGAAGTGAATGGTATGGTTGATGAATATTTTATCGTCTTCAACGAATACTTTTTCAATAACTATGGTACAATAAACTCTTATCCGGTTTTTCAGGATCCTGAACATAGCATTTTTAACTTATCCGAAAATGAATATTCAGAATTCGAAATTTTATTGGACGATATAAAAAAGGAAGCTACATCTGAATATGAATATCGTACAGATATAATACGAAACCTGGTATACCAGTTAATACACAAAGTTCTGAAGGAGAATAAAATTCAATCTTCAAAAAATAAAGGTAATACCGCAGATCATAGAATTGCTGCATTGTTTGAAGAATTACTATCCCAGCAGTTTCCATTACATTCTTCAGCAGATCTTATCCGATTAAAAAAGCCTGTGGATTTTGCTGATAAACTGGCAATATCTATAAATCACCTGAATAAAGCTGTAAAAAGCATTTATAAAAAAACAACAACAGAAATTATAACAGAAAGAATCATGCAGGAGGCTATGATTTTATTAAAAGTTACCAACTGGTCGGTTTCAGAAATAGCTTATGCACTAGGCTACGAAACGCCTTCCAGGTTTATTCATACCTTTCGAAGGTACACGCAGCGTTCTCCCCTTCTATACAGAAAAGAATTTTTAAAATAA